TCGATGATTCCCCGGTTTCCCGCGTGCCCCGCCAACCCGGTCAGCGGGAGCCGCGCTGGCGCCACCGCGTCGGATTGGCGGAACGACTGGATCCGTCCTTGGTCCCGGCCCTTCCCGATGCAGATTCCGACGAGATGCACGTTTTCACCGCCCCCCAACCCGGTTCCGAAATGGACTGGATGCGGCAAAAATTGGCGGAATTGGAAGATCGAGTCCGTTTTCTGGAAAGCAAGTCGCTTCGCTGATTAGTGATTGCGATCCTTTATCAGGATTGAAACATCGGCGAAAGAAGCCTATTCTAGCCAAAGCAGTTCCGTGGTGGCTCGCCGCGGAACCTTCGGTAGTTCCCAGATAGAAAGGATCGCCATGCGTATTCGCTTCTCACACGTTGTGTTGGCCGCTCTTGTCGCCGCTCCCGCCTGGAGCATTCAGGTGTCCCTCCCGGACACCACCGCCAAGCTGGACATCGGCGTTCTCATGCAGAACCGCGCAGACATCAACTCGGCGGAAAATGCCGCCGGAGCGGAATTCGACGTCAATCGCGGCAAGACCGCCGCCGCCGATCCGGTCGACCTGTACGGTCGCCGCGCCCGCCTGAGCGTGAAACTCGAGCGCGGCAGCTGGACCGGATTCATCATGTTCTCGGCCGACAACACCGATTCCACCAGCACCGGCCTGAATCGCACTCCGGCCCTCCTCTATCTGTGGGCCCAGAACCAGATCGTCTCCCAGGGCATCACCCACACCTTCACCGTGGGTCTGGACAAAGCGCACGCCCAGCCTGCCTTCGACGATCCCTCGTCGCAGCTCCTGTTCCCCACGTCCCGCGCCACCTCGCTCTACCCGGCCCCCAAGTCCGCCTACGGCGTGCGCTACCAGATGGGCATGAAGAACGTCGAGGTCTCCGCCGACGTCCAGAACACCCACAACACCGAACGCGCCACTGTCAAGGAATCCGAAGGGCTGTTCTACGCGGGACGCCTGGTGATCTCCCCCATGGGCGTGCTGCCCAAGCGCACGGAATCGTACGTGGGCGACGCCGGCAAGTCGCTGGCCGTCGGATTGGACTTCACCTTCGATCCCGAAGAGATCATGGTCGACAAGAACGGAAACGGCACCCCGCAAACTTCGGACGACACCGTCTCGGCCGCCCACGTCAGCTTCGGCGGCGACATCCTGGCCCATTTCGATCGCGTCACCGCGATCGTGGACGCCCGCTTCCAGAACTTCGTCCGCCCCACCAACACCGTCCAGAGCCAGGTGATCACCGCGCAGGTCGGCTACGCCATCCCCGCCGGCAAGCTGGTGGTGGAACCCGCCGCCCGTTTCGCGATCATCGACAAGGACGTCGACAACACCGACGCAGACAAGAAGGTCCTGAACTACTCGTCCTCGCCCAACGCCGAGCACGGCAATTCCGGCTACGAGGGCGACATCGGCGTGAACCTGTACTTCCGCAAGCACGCCAACAAACTGCAGATCGCCTTCTCGCGCTGGGAATCGGAGAACTCCGACGCCTTCGCGAACATCCTGCGCGTGCAGCACCAGTTCAACTTCTAAGACAGACTGCCCGCTGGTCCCCGGCTTCGCGCCGGGGTATCTTTACAGGCATGACCGAAATCCACGGGAGGCGCGAGCCTCCCTTTTCGTTGACCGCCGAGTTCCTTCGCAAGTACGACGTGCCTGGCCCCCGCTACACATCGTACCCTCCGGCTCCGCACTTTCGCACCGGGTGGAGCCAAGAAGATCTCCAACAGCTGATCGTCCGTTCCAACCAAACCGGCGACCGGAATTTGTCGTTCTACGTGCACATTCCCTTCTGCCCCAAGCAATGCCTGTTCTGCGGTTGTACGACGGAAATCGGCAAACCTGGATCCGCCGTGCTGGATTACTTCCAGGTCCTGGATCGGGAGATGGATCGCATCCTGCCTCTGTTGGATCGCTCCAGACCCGTCTCGCAGATCCACTTCGGCGGAGGTACACCGAACGCGGCTCCGGTCAAGTTCCTGGCCAAAGTGATCCAGCGCCTCCTGGAAGGTCGCATCCTCTCGCCCCACGCCGAGATCGCCATCGAATGCGACCCCAACCTCATCACCCTTCCCAAGCTCGCGGATTTGCGCCAAGCGGGCTTCAACCGGATCTCCTTCGGGCTCCAGGACTTCAACCTGGACGTGCTGTCGCGGGTCAATCGCCCCTTCCCCCGCATCGCCCCGGCCGACCTGATCTCCCATTCCCACGGTCTGGGCTTTACAGGCGTGAATCTGGACCTGATCTACGGCCTGCCTGGCCAAACCAGGGAATCCTTCCTGGAAACGGTCCAACGCACCTTGGAGGCCTCGCCAGACCGCGTGGCCACGTTCAGCTACGCCCATGTCCCTTGGGCCAAGGACCACCAGAAAACCCTGGAATCCAAAGGACTGCCCGACGCCGAGACCAAGATCGGTATCGCGGTAGACACCTTCGCAGGGTTCGTGGCCGGCGGCTACCACCCGATTGGAATGGATCACTACGCCAAGCCCGACGACGAGCTCTCCAGAGCCCAAGACACGGGTGAATTGCACCGCAACTTCCAAGGCTACTGCTCCAAGCGCACCACCGGCCAGGTGGTGGGATTCGGGGCATCGGCCATCTCGCAGCTCCACGAGGGGTACATCCAAAACGTCAAGGAAAGCGCCACCTACGGCCAGGAAGTGGTGGCTGGAAAGTTGCCGGTGGAACGCGCCTACATCCTCTCGCGAGAGGAAAGGTTCGATCGCGATGCCATCAATTCCGTGATGTGCCGCGGGGAACTGGATCTCGCCAGCATCGGCGCTGCGGAAGGATTTTCCGCCGTCCAGGCGCGTGAACGCCTGGCACCCGGGTTGGAACGGCTCGAGCCGTTTGTCGCCGACGGCCTCTGCACCTTCGATGGCACCGTGGTCCGCGCCACCAGCCAGGGACGCTTTGCCGTGCGCAACATCGCGTTTCTGTTCGACCCGCTTCTGGGAGTTGGCGAAGGCCGGTACAGCCGCACCGTGTGACCGCATTCGCCAAGTGGCGAACTTGTCGATCCGATACGGTCGATCCGGTGATCCGTTGCTAGTTTGAGACGAAAGCGCAAGAATCACGTTCGGAGGAGTTCTGCCATGTCAACCGCTCGCCTGGAATACAACGGACAATCCTGGGATTTCCCTGTCGTCGAGGGAACCGAGAAAGAACTCGGAGTGGACATCTCCGATCTGCGCGCGAAATCCGGCCTCATCACGCTGGACGAAGGCTACGGCAACACCGGTTCGTGCAAGTCCGCCATCACCTACATCGATGGCGACAAAGGGATCCTGCGCTATCGAGGCTACCCCATCGAGCAGATCGCGGAACAATCCTCCTTCGTGGAAAGCGCGTGGCTGGTCATCTACGGCGAGCTCCCAAACGAAAAGCAGCGTGAGCGGTTTTCCGCGCTTTTGACCAAGCATGCCATGATCCACGAAAGCATGCGAAACCACTTCCAGGGCTTTCCCAACAACGCGCCCCCGATGGCCATTTTGTCTGCGATGATCAACGCGATCGGATGCTTCTCGCCCGAAGTGCTGGGAAGCGACACGGAAGTGAATTTCGAGGAAAACGCGGCGCGTTTGCTCTCGCAGGTGCGGTCCATCGCAGCGGCCACCTACAAGATGAGCATGGGCCAGCCCATGATGTACCCGCGCCCGGACTTCAAGTACTGCGAAAACTTCCTGCACATGATGTTTTCGGTGCCCAACGGCCGCATCACGCCGGACCCCGACGCCGCCCGCGCCTTGAACCAATTTCTGACCCTGCACGCCGACCACGAACAGAACTGCTCCACTTCCACCGTGCGCATGGTGGCCAGCTCCGGCGCGAACATGTACGCCTCGGTTTCCGCAGGCGTATCCGCTCTGTGGGGCCCGCTGCACGGCGGCGCCAACGTGGCCGTGGTCAACATGCTGGAAGAGATCCGCGCCTCCGGAATGGATCCCCATGTGTACATGGAGAAGATCAAGGACAAGAATTCCAAGCTCAAGCTCATGGGATTCGGTCATCGCGTCTATCGCAACTTCGATCCCCGCTCGCGCATCCTGCAGAAGGCCGCCGAGGTCATCCTCTCCAAGCTCAAGATCCAGGATCCGTTGCTGGAAATCGCCCGGCGCCTGGAGGAAGTCGCCTTGCGGGACAGCTACTTCGTCGACCGCAAGCTGTATCCCAACGTGGACTTCTATTCCGGCATCATCCTGCGGGCCATCGGGATTCCCCTGGACATGTTCACCGTGATGTTCGCCATCGGACGCATGCCCGGCTGGATCGCCAACTACAAGGAAATCCACGACGCCGAGCGCCTGAAGATCAACCGCCCTCGCCAAATCTACACCGGTGCGGCCATCCGGGATTTCGTGCCGCGCGAGGCGCGGGCGCAATAACCGCCCCCTCCGCCCTTGAGACGCCCCTTATTGTAGAGACGCCCCGGCGGGGCGTCTCTACAATAAGGGGCATCTCTACAAGGCGGGGCTACCTTTCCGTCCCGGCATGAAACCGAAATCGATCCAATCGTTGCAAGCGGATCCCGCCAGCGGACCAAAATTCTGCGAGCGCCACGGCCATCCGGGCTGCGCTTGCGGGATGGGCAACGTCTTCCGGTTCGTGGAACCCCTTCTGTTGCTGGAAATCCGCAACTCCCCTGGCGCAAGCGGTTACGACATTCTCCAGCGGCTGGATGGCCACTCCCTCACCGGCACCACCATCGACAAGGCCGCGGTTTACCGATCTCTGGGCGTGCTGGAACGAAACGGGATGACCGAAGCGGAGTGGACGGAATCCGTCCGAGGTGCCGGTCGCAAGGCCTACAAGCTGACACCCAAGGGTGAAGAGCACCTTCGGGAATGGGCCGATCTTCTGGAAGGACTCGCGAAGGGTCTTCGCGCTTTCGTCCGCGACGCTCGCAAACCAGGGTAATCCCGCTTCGATTTCGCCGACGAACCGAAGGCGTCGGGTCGGCCCATTTAGTTGTATATTACACCCTTCTGATTCCGTTCCACTTCTGGAGACTCCACGATGCGCATCGCCCTACCCATTTCCGAAGGCAAATTCAGCTCCCACTACGGCCGCGCCGAAGCCATTTCCATGTACGACGTGGACCTCTCCGCAGGAACGGCGGCCAACCTCGGCATGCGCCTTTTCCCGGCCGAAGGCACCTGCGGGGCGGGCACCTGGGTCGCCGCCCAGGGAGTCGAGATCCTGCTGGCGGGCGGCCTTGGATCCGGTGCGGCGCAAGGTCTGGGCAAGGCGGGAGTGAAGGTGTTCGCGGGCATCTCGGAAACCGATCCCGCCAAGGTCGTGGAACAATTCCTGGCAGGTATCGCGCAGGCGCGGGAACTGGCTCCCGGCGAATCGATGTGCCAGGGCCACGAGGACGGCGAGGAACACGGCCACGGCCACCACCACGGCGCCGGCCACGTCTGCACCTGCAAGCACTGAGCGGCGCATGGCCAGCCTGACGATTCTTGTCGACAATTCCGCGCGATCGCGGGGACTTTTGGCCCAGCATGGCTTCTCGCTGTGGTGCGAAGCCGGATCCAACCGGATCCTGTTCGACACCGGCGCCGATGGCGACGTGCTGCAGGCCAACGCCGCGGCTCTGGGCGTGGACCTTTCCAAGGCCACCGACATCGTCTTGAGCCACGGCCACTGGGATCACGGTGGAGGTCTTGCCCGTGCGATGGACCTGTGCTCCGCCGCGCGGATCTGGATTCCGTCCGGCGCACTGCTGCCTCGCTGGCACCGTTCCAAAGCGGAAAACCGGGACATCGCCCTCCAGGAGAGCGTCCGTTCCAGACTCGTGCTGGACCGCAAGCGCTGGCAGGAGACCACGGAACTCGCCACACTTGGTGACAAAATCTGGATCACAGGTCCGATTCCCGGCGAGCGTCCCGCCTGGACCCATCGCGACCTGTGGCGCAACGAGCTTCTGGACGTCCCCGACGACGTGCCGGAGGAACAGGCGCTGGTGGTGGAAACCCCCGAAGGACTCGTGGTCGTGGTGGGATGCGCCCACTTCGGCATCGACAACCTGCTGGATCGACTCGATGTCCTGTTTCCCGGCAAGCCCCTGGCCACCCTGGTGGGCGGCCTGCACCTGGAATCGGCACCGGAACAGGAATTGTCACGACTCTCCGGCCGCTTGCTCGAGGCCGGTGCCCGGTGCGTGGTTCCCTGCCACTGCAGCGGTCCCTACGCATCCTACCAGCTCGCCGGATCCGATGGTTTCGCCTGCGAGCATGGAGTGGTGGGGAAAAAGCTGTCATTTCCCGTGTGAGGGGCGTCGCCGCCCCCCACACCCTGGATTCACTCTCGCTTGGAGCGCTTCAACGCCATGGATGAACACGTTCACTCGGAATTTTCCGCCATCGCCATCGACCATGCCCGGTCCCCTCGCAATCGGGGCATCCTGCCCGTGTTCGATGGACACGCCAGCATCTCCGGCTCCTGCGGAGACAGCATGGACATGTGGATCCGGGTGGAGGATGGAGAAATCGCCGACCTCCGCTTTTCCACCGATGGCTGCGGATCGTCCATCGCCTGCGGAAGCATGGCCACCGAGCTTGCGAAGGGGCGCTCGTTGGCTGGAATCGCGATCATGCGCCCACGGGATGTCCTGGACAGGTTCCAGGGATTTCCCCACGAGTCCGCCCATTGCGCGGAACTGGCCATCGATTCCCTCAAAGCCGCCTGCCAGGATTATTTCCGGTCGCTCCCGATGGGGTCGATCGCCCGCAAGATCCTGGTCCTTTCGGGAAAAGGCGGTGTGGGAAAAAGCACCGTGGCTCTCCATCTGGCGAAGCGATTGAGGGCTGCCGGCTCCAAGGTCGGGATCCTCGATGCCGACATCCACAGTCCGACGCTCCCGAGTTTGATGAAGATCGGGCCGGTTTCCCTCCAAAGATCCGGCGATCGCCTCGTGGCCCACGACCACGAAGGCCTTCGGCTCATGTCGATGGCCTTCCTTTCTCCCAGCCCTGACCAGGCGGTGATCCTGCGCGGCCCCCGCAAGACCATGCTGGTGCGACAGTTCCTGCGCGAAGTCGACTGGGGCGAACTCGATGCGATGGTCATCGACACTCCCTCCGGGACGGGCGACGAGCTCCTGACCGTGGTCAAATCGGCCGGCGCCTTGGAAGGCGCGGTGGTGGTCTGCACGCCACAGGAAGTGGCGATATCGGGAGCACGGCGCTCCATCGCCTTCTGCAGGGAGATGGGAGTTCCCCTGCTTGGGCTTGTGGAGAACATGTCCGGCACGAGGTGCCCCCGATGCGGCCATGTCGCCGGCGGAGCGAGCGTTGGACAGGAATTGGCTCGCGAATTGGATCTCCCTTTCCTGGGAAGCGTTCCGACCGAGCCGGAGATTTCCGCTCCGTCGCCCACCTTCGAAGCCGACCTCGCGGCCATCCTGGATCCGGTGGCCAAACACAAGACGCCCATAGAGTTGTGAAGGCGATCCACTCACAGCCTCCGGCAACCACACTCTTCCATCAGCTCCCGGATGGACTCGGCAGGAATCTGGGCAGGAACTTCACCGACCAGGCGGCGGCCTGGACCTGGATCACATAGGCGGCCGAAATGATCAAGGCAATCTCGGGTCCATGCGTCCCGAAAGCGGACATCGCGATGGCCAGGGCGATGGAAAGATTGCGCATCACCGAGCCATAGACCAGCGCGATGGCATCCGGTCTCGGAAAGAACCACCTGCCGACGGCGATGCTCAGGGCGAAGTTCGCCAAGTACAATACCACCAGGGGGATGACAAGAATTGCCAACTCGGCGGGATGCTCCGCGATCCCCTTGGCCTTGAGCGCCATGGCCACGAAGACGATCCCCAACACTCCCAGCGTGGAAAACGGCCCGATACGCCCTTGGACGCGCTTCTGGAAGCCTTCGCGTCCCAGCCTCGCCACCAGGATCCTCTGCAACGCGAGGCCGGATGCCAGGGGCAGCAAGACCGTCAGGGCGATCTGCGAAAACACCTTGGCCAGCGAGATCTCCACGGTGGCTCCCAACAACACCTTGAGGTAGAGCGGTGCCAGGATCGAACCCAGGAGAAGCCCGATCAAGGTCATTCTGACCGCGGCGGGAACGTTGCCCTTGGCAAGGCCGGTCCAACTGATGGTCATTCCCGAGGTGGGAAGGAGCGAAGTCAGCAAAAGTCCCAACGCCAAGAGCGGTCGGTCCCCGAAGAACACCATCCCCAGAAGCCAACCCAACAGCGGAATGGCCAGGAAATTCACGGTCTGCGTGGTCAGCTGGAGCTTCCAATCCTCCACTTTGGCCAATTCGCCCATCCGGAGCGCAACCATCATGGGAAAAACCATCAGGAAGGTCAGCGGTAGGATCGCCAAAGCCAGCGGCGATGCATCGAACGCCAATCCGTAGACCAATCCGAGGACCAGCGAGGCCGGCACAGCCACTCCGAGATGCCCTTGCAGGAAAATAAGCGACTTCCACATGGACGCGACCTTTCTGAGGTGGTGATGTCCACTAGATGTGCTTTGCACCTAAAAGGTTACAAGGTCTCGTCAGGTTTCCCAAGGCGGCCCAGGCACATCGACGGCCACATGACATGGAAATGGGTGGTGGGACCTTCCAGTTCCATGGACATGCGCAGGATCAACAGGAGGACGGGCCAACTTCGATTTGCTTTGCACGGAAGTTTGTTGTAACCTAATGGATGTCTAATGCATCTATATGACAGGAACCGGATCGGAATCGATCGTGACGGTTCTTGTCTGGGTTCATCCGGACCAACCTCGCCCGACCAAGAATCGACAGGAGAACCAAAACAATGGAATCCACGAACGCCACACCCGTCTCGCTTCCCCGCATCGGCGACAAGGCACCCGCCTTCAAGGCGGTCACCACCCAGGGAGAGATCAATTTCCCGGAACAGTATGCGGGAGGATGGGTGATCCTCTTCTCGCACCCGGCCGACTTCACGCCGGTGTGCACATCGGAATTCATGACCTTCGCCACCTTGATGCCCGAGTTCGAGAAGTACAACTGCAAGCTCGTTGGCTTGTCCGTCGACGGCCTGTACAGCCACATCGCATGGCTGCGCACGATCAAGGAAAAGATCGAGTACAAGGGCATGAAGGATGTCGAGGTCACGTTCCCTCTGATCGAGGACATCACCATGGAGGTGGCCAAGAAGTACGGGATGATGCAGCCCGGCGAAAGCAGCACCAAGGCCGTGCGCGCCGTGTTCGTGATCGACCCCAAGGGGATCGTGCGCACGGTTCTGTACTACCCCCTCAGCCTGGGCCGCAACTTCGACGAGATCCTGCGCATCGTGATCGGTCTCCAGACCGCCGACGCGTTCTCCATCGCCACTCCCGCCGATTGGCGTCCGGGCGATGACGTGATCGTGCCGACAGCCGGCTCTTGCGGCGTGGCCAAGGAACGCATGGAGACCAAGGACATCACCTGCCACGACTGGTTCTTCTGCACCAAGAAGCTCGACAAGGAAACCGTTCTCAAGACCATCACCAAAAAATGACGCGTGCATCCCGCCGCGACCCGCTTGGGAGCGTCGGGATGCGTCCGGAGGATTGGCTATCGGTCCCGAATCAAAAGCTCGGGTGCGCTCATCCGCAGCAACCCGCGTCCGGATACCAGGAGGCGGGATCTTCTTGTTCGAGCGCAATCGGTTTGGGCGCCGTGATCTCCGCCGCCTCGGCATCGCCGCTTGCCGAGGTTTCGCCAAGCGATGCGAGTCCATGAACAACGGAAGGTCCGCATGCCCTGCTTGGACTGGGCACAGACCTGGACTGCCTTGAAGAGTACGCCATTTGCCCCCCTAAGAACGCTATTTTAGACTGTATTTTACATCTATTTTGACATCGTGAAAAGCGCCATGCGTACCGCGCCAGCGGAACCCGAAGGAATTTCAGTGAAGTCGTTGAATCTCAAAATTTTGCTGATCGTGGTCGGAGCCTCCGCTGTGCTTGCGATCCTCAACAATATCCGCGTCCCCCAGCAGAACCGGGTGTCCTGGTTCGGGGGCCAACCGGTGTTCGCCGCACCGGCGAAGGACCAACCATGAACAGGCGATCCGTACTCGCTTCGGTCTGGATGGCATCCTCGCTGAGCCTGATGGTGCTGGCGATCCTGGAAATTTCCTTCCCGAGCACGTTCTCGTTGGCCTTTCGCCTCGAGTCCCTCCTGCCCTACCGCATGCAGATCGGAATCGGAGAAGTTTTCCTGTCGGCTCTCTTCCTGTGGCCGGCATGGCGAATGGATCCGGATCTATCCGGAAGAATCCTGGAAACGGCTTCCCGCCTGGGAATCGGGGGGATGTTCATCCTCGCCTCCTGGTTCAAGATCCAGAATCCCCAAGGCTTCGCCTTGCTGGTGGCCCAATACCAGTTTTTGCCACAGGGCGCGGTGAACCTGTTCGCGCTGTTCATGCCGCAACTGGAGCTGTGGACGGGATTGGCGATCATCCTCACCCGTTGGAATCGCGAAATGGCCTTGTTGCTTTCCGCCATGTTCATCGCCTTCATCGTGGCGCTGGCGCAAGCGGTTTGGCGCGACCTCGGCATCACCTGCGGTTGTTTCGAGATCGAAGGCGCCCTCAGCAAGAGAGACGCCTGGATCTCGCTGGTCCGCGACCTGATCCTGGTCTGGCCCACCCTCTGGCTGGCAACCAGACCGAATCGCTCCTTGATCGGCATCTGGACGAAGCGTCCCGCACCTTGAACCGGCACTGAATCGGCAAGTTCGGGAGAATGCGCCGGTTGGTTGCCGGATTTTTAGGTGTTTTTTACATCTATTTACCGATGCGATCCGATGCCGGAGTACGCACATCGAACGGAGAACGGACAATGGCTTCGCAGGGAATCCGCGAGATCGCGATCTTCGGGATCGGAGCCCCCTCCCAAAGACGGAAAGTGGCCGAAGCGATCTGGAGTCGGACCGACCACGCCTTGTTCCTGGACCCGGACATGAAACCCATGGACCAGGAACAAGACCGCAACGGCAGTCCGATCCACACGACCCAGATCGACGGGCGTCGGACCGCGGTTGTGCGGCCCGAAACCTGCACCAACTGCGGTCGATGCATTCGCTCCTGTCCGTCGGGGGCGATCCGCAAAGTGCAAGGGCGCGTGCAGGTCGACTCGCGACTTTGCACCGCTTGCGGAGCCTGCGTGGATACCTGTCCACGCCAGGGCATCGGTTTGGACGGATCCCCTCTCGCTTGGCTCCAGATATCGGCCACCACCAACGGAAGGCTGGTGCATGGCCGGCTCGCGGAAGGCGTGCAGGCGAGTCCGGAATTTGTCAAACGTCTCCTCGAGAGATCGCGCGTCGAAGTCCGACTCTATGGCATGGAAACGCTCGTGATCGACGTGCCCTGGAACGAAGGACCGCTCTTCGAATTTCTCTCCGGTTCCACCGGACAACGGATCGTGGTGGTGGATCCGCACTCCACCGAAGCGATGGAGACCGCCATGCGAAACCTCACCTTCTCCAGCGAGGCTCCGACCAGGCTGGCGATCCCGACCGACGACGAGGTGGGGTTCCGATTTTTGACAAACGATGAATCCCACGGGCGGTCCCACTCCAGGATCTGACTCCGCTCCGCGCCTCGCCCGTTTCCGGGCGAGGCCGTCGCGTCCGGTTACGCCGAAAGCAGCGCCGTCATCCGGTCGTGGAACGCGCGGTAGTCGTCGCGCTCGGAACCCTTTCGCACATCCAACGCATCTTGAGGATGCATCCCGAGCTGTCCCGCGATCATGTGGGGAAGGATGTAACCCCACTCGTGCTGTTTGCGCAGTTCGAGAAAATCGTTGGCGATCAAATCCAGGACATGGCGCACGTCGTACCTGGGGTTTTTCAGGAATCCCAGCAGCAATTCCAGGGTGCAGTTTCCCGCGGCACGCCCCATGCCGTACACGGTGGCGTCCAGGAAATTCACACCACCCATGATCGACTCGATGGTGTTGGAAAACGCCAGTTGCTGGTTGTTGTGGCCATGGAAACCCAATTCCTTGGTCCGGATCCATTGCCGCGCGCGACGCACCAGCTTTTCGATGTCTTCCTGGTAGAGGGATCCGAACGAATCGACCAGATAGATCGCCAGGGAACGCGATTCCCGTTCGCACTGGTCCATGGCTTCGTCCAGTTGGGGACCCGCGTCCCGGGAGATGGCCATGATGTTGATGGTGGTTTCGTAGCCCAGATCGGAAAATCGGTTTTCCATCGCGATGGCCTTGTCGATGCCCTTCACGTAGCTGGCCACGCGGACCATGTGGTAGGGGCTTTCCGAAGCAGGACGGATACTGTTCATATCCACGCGCCCCACGTCCACCATGACGGACACTTTCGCGCCGTTGTCCACCCCTTCCGTGGCCAACCGGATATCCTGGTCGGTGCAGCATTTCCATGGCCCGAACTTGGCGCCAGGGAAGAATTCCGGGCTGTTCTTGTAGCCGATCTCGAAATAATCCACACCGGCCGCGGAAACGCCCTGGTACACGCGCCGCACGAAATCGACGCTGAAATCGTGCGCGTTGACCAGACCTCCATCGCGGATGGTGCAATCGAGGACTTTGATCTGTTCCCTGTACATGGCGAAGCTTTCCGAATGGTGGGTGTTGGAGCGGGTGCGTCAGTTTTCGGCGCGAAGGGCCATGCCGAACGATTCGATCATGGCCTTGTCTTCGTTTCCGGATGGATTTTCGGCGGTCAACAGCTGGTCTCCCAGGAAGATCCCGTTGGCCCCCGCCAGGAAGCACAGAAGCTGCAGGGCGTGCGACATGCCCGATCTCCCTGCCGAAAGCCGGATCTGGGTGGCGGGAAGCAGGATGCGGGTCACGGCGATGGCCCGCACGATCTCCATGTCGTCCAAGGGGGCCGCGTCGAAAAGCGGCGTACCGGCCATGGGCATGAGCTTGTTGATGGGCACCGATTCCGGAGCGATGGGGAGATTGGCCAATTCGTGCAACAGTCCGGCGCGGTCTTCGCGCGATTCTCCCATCCCCAGGATACCGCCCGAGCACACGCGGATCCCCGCCTCTTGCACCCGCCGGATCGTGTCCAGCCGATCCTGGTAGGTGCGCGTGGTGATGATTTTCGCGTAGTACTCGGGCGACGTGTCCAGGTTGTGGTTGTAGAAATCCAACCCCGCATCCTTGAGCTGTCGAGCCTGGTGGTCATCCAACATTCCCAATGTCATGCACGCTTCCAGCCCCAACGCCTTGACGCCGCGCACCATGTCCAGCACCGCATCGAATTGGGCGCCCGTGCGTGGACTGCGCCAAGCGGCGCCCATGCAAAGGCGCGTGGCGCCGGCTGCCTTGGCTTTCCGGCCGGCCTCGAGAACTTCTTCCAAGCCCATCAATGGCTGGTAGGGCACCGGCTCCTGGTGGTGGCTGCTCTGGGCGCAGTAGGCGCAGTCCTCGGTGCAGGCACCGGTCTTGATCGAAACCAAGGTGGAAGCGCGGATTTCGCACGCATCGAAATGCTCGCGGT
This DNA window, taken from Fibrobacterota bacterium, encodes the following:
- a CDS encoding DoxX family membrane protein, coding for MNRRSVLASVWMASSLSLMVLAILEISFPSTFSLAFRLESLLPYRMQIGIGEVFLSALFLWPAWRMDPDLSGRILETASRLGIGGMFILASWFKIQNPQGFALLVAQYQFLPQGAVNLFALFMPQLELWTGLAIILTRWNREMALLLSAMFIAFIVALAQAVWRDLGITCGCFEIEGALSKRDAWISLVRDLILVWPTLWLATRPNRSLIGIWTKRPAP
- a CDS encoding 4Fe-4S binding protein, with translation MASQGIREIAIFGIGAPSQRRKVAEAIWSRTDHALFLDPDMKPMDQEQDRNGSPIHTTQIDGRRTAVVRPETCTNCGRCIRSCPSGAIRKVQGRVQVDSRLCTACGACVDTCPRQGIGLDGSPLAWLQISATTNGRLVHGRLAEGVQASPEFVKRLLERSRVEVRLYGMETLVIDVPWNEGPLFEFLSGSTGQRIVVVDPHSTEAMETAMRNLTFSSEAPTRLAIPTDDEVGFRFLTNDESHGRSHSRI
- a CDS encoding aldolase catalytic domain-containing protein, with product MYREQIKVLDCTIRDGGLVNAHDFSVDFVRRVYQGVSAAGVDYFEIGYKNSPEFFPGAKFGPWKCCTDQDIRLATEGVDNGAKVSVMVDVGRVDMNSIRPASESPYHMVRVASYVKGIDKAIAMENRFSDLGYETTINIMAISRDAGPQLDEAMDQCERESRSLAIYLVDSFGSLYQEDIEKLVRRARQWIRTKELGFHGHNNQQLAFSNTIESIMGGVNFLDATVYGMGRAAGNCTLELLLGFLKNPRYDVRHVLDLIANDFLELRKQHEWGYILPHMIAGQLGMHPQDALDVRKGSERDDYRAFHDRMTALLSA
- the bioB gene encoding biotin synthase BioB, which encodes MDTATACFGTHPKRIEKTESVTKRRVLDLFDLPLPDLLVWAQKAHREHFDACEIRASTLVSIKTGACTEDCAYCAQSSHHQEPVPYQPLMGLEEVLEAGRKAKAAGATRLCMGAAWRSPRTGAQFDAVLDMVRGVKALGLEACMTLGMLDDHQARQLKDAGLDFYNHNLDTSPEYYAKIITTRTYQDRLDTIRRVQEAGIRVCSGGILGMGESREDRAGLLHELANLPIAPESVPINKLMPMAGTPLFDAAPLDDMEIVRAIAVTRILLPATQIRLSAGRSGMSHALQLLCFLAGANGIFLGDQLLTAENPSGNEDKAMIESFGMALRAEN